One part of the Bdellovibrio sp. KM01 genome encodes these proteins:
- a CDS encoding polyhydroxyalkanoate synthesis regulator DNA-binding domain-containing protein, whose amino-acid sequence MINQNETMTSKPNSKVKIIKRYQNRKLYDTQQSCYVTLDDIAKMIRTNEEVMVIDNKSKNDITAATLTQIIFEAEKKASQYAPLFTLREIIQNGNGSISGYLAKLGAFPQDYMTKQQVNTVVENASAEMKQNLENRVATAATRYNTDTTAKVAAEKATVLPGLQQDEETPNLPGSSLGLNN is encoded by the coding sequence TTGATCAACCAAAACGAAACAATGACATCTAAGCCAAATTCTAAAGTTAAAATCATCAAGCGTTATCAGAATCGTAAACTTTATGACACACAACAAAGCTGCTACGTGACTTTGGACGACATCGCTAAAATGATTCGTACAAACGAAGAAGTAATGGTTATCGATAATAAATCAAAAAACGATATCACTGCTGCAACTTTGACTCAGATCATCTTTGAAGCTGAAAAGAAAGCATCTCAATACGCTCCTCTTTTCACACTTCGTGAAATCATCCAAAACGGCAACGGCAGCATCTCTGGCTACCTTGCTAAACTTGGTGCATTCCCTCAAGACTACATGACTAAGCAACAAGTAAACACAGTTGTTGAAAATGCGTCTGCGGAAATGAAACAAAACTTGGAAAACCGTGTTGCTACTGCAGCAACTCGCTACAACACAGACACTACTGCTAAAGTAGCTGCTGAAAAAGCGACTGTTCTTCCAGGTCTTCAACAAGACGAAGAAACTCCGAATCTTCCGGGTTCATCTCTTGGTTTGAACAACTAA
- a CDS encoding COG3014 family protein: MIKSTKRLTGYVGLFFLLLITGCASYQSKVDKARTSLIARNYDAALKDLEPLANKADGDQLVYLLDYGVALQVAGKVGDSNKTFLRADKLSEEVDYQSVSRVTGSLLLNQGMVQYKGDTFEKIFINAYLAMNFLEIGKLDDALVEARRINEKYQKYRLDEKQKFELNPFSKYLSALIWEASRDYDDAYIAYQEAYKLDPNIPQIGEDLIRSAKNARRPDTYKDWKKKFPEVKENPDWYNKSMGELIIIYQQGWGPRKYAAKNEYRLPALYPTPSETKLARLTIDGGATVVSHPIYDVQEAAIKTLQEDYGVLIAKRLAGIATKAVAADQVRQQNKLLGDLTYLALNIADQADLRQWSMLPQTIQIIRVPLSAGEYKFNLEGLSLSGAPTGEALYNQTVTIKSGQKKFIVWRSLK; encoded by the coding sequence ATGATTAAATCGACTAAAAGACTCACAGGATATGTGGGTCTTTTTTTTCTTCTGCTAATTACCGGGTGCGCATCTTATCAAAGTAAGGTGGATAAAGCCCGTACCTCACTTATCGCTCGCAATTACGACGCTGCACTTAAAGATCTTGAGCCCTTGGCGAACAAAGCGGATGGCGATCAATTAGTTTATCTTTTAGATTATGGCGTGGCATTGCAAGTCGCTGGAAAGGTCGGCGACAGCAATAAAACTTTTTTGCGTGCAGATAAACTTAGCGAAGAAGTCGATTATCAATCCGTCAGCCGTGTGACTGGATCATTGTTGTTGAACCAGGGAATGGTTCAATACAAAGGCGACACTTTCGAAAAGATTTTCATCAATGCGTATCTTGCGATGAATTTCCTGGAGATCGGCAAACTTGATGACGCCTTGGTTGAAGCCCGTCGAATCAATGAGAAATATCAAAAATATCGCCTTGATGAAAAACAGAAGTTTGAACTGAATCCCTTCAGTAAATATCTTTCCGCTTTAATCTGGGAAGCCAGTCGCGACTATGACGATGCTTATATCGCCTATCAAGAAGCCTATAAGTTAGATCCCAATATTCCACAAATTGGCGAAGACCTGATTCGCTCTGCTAAAAACGCCCGTCGGCCCGATACCTATAAGGATTGGAAAAAAAAGTTTCCGGAAGTGAAAGAAAATCCTGATTGGTACAACAAATCCATGGGCGAGTTGATTATTATTTACCAACAAGGCTGGGGTCCTAGAAAATATGCAGCGAAGAATGAGTATCGCCTGCCAGCTCTGTATCCGACTCCGAGTGAAACCAAGCTTGCCCGGCTGACAATTGATGGGGGAGCAACGGTCGTCAGTCATCCAATTTACGATGTTCAAGAAGCTGCCATCAAAACTTTGCAGGAAGACTATGGTGTCTTGATTGCAAAACGACTTGCGGGCATTGCCACGAAAGCAGTGGCGGCAGATCAAGTGCGCCAACAGAATAAATTGCTGGGTGATTTAACTTATTTGGCATTAAATATTGCCGACCAAGCGGATCTTCGCCAATGGTCGATGCTGCCTCAGACAATCCAAATCATCCGAGTTCCTCTAAGTGCAGGGGAGTATAAATTTAATTTAGAAGGTTTGAGTCTATCAGGCGCACCAACCGGCGAAGCTTTATATAATCAGACGGTCACAATCAAGTCAGGCCAAAAGAAATTTATAGTTTGGCGTTCCCTTAAATAG
- the lpoB gene encoding penicillin-binding protein activator LpoB — protein sequence MIKNLLLGAMAVSLLALTSCGPKAFTKGDYDDVNRENLLNDQWSETDMQKAVQDLVNSALQSPAITQSKKMPIVIVTGLQNKTSEHIDTQSIMDMIRVDLMKSGKVAFIDKEARGDIADEYNYQNSGMTSAETKKGPGGQIGADFIINGRLDSIVQEVGKDKSVYYKLTLNLTNLKTSMITWSDQKQIRKVFKKKSIGL from the coding sequence ATGATCAAGAATTTGCTACTTGGTGCAATGGCTGTTTCTTTGTTGGCTCTAACGAGCTGTGGTCCTAAGGCGTTCACAAAAGGTGATTACGATGACGTGAACAGAGAGAATTTGTTAAACGACCAATGGTCTGAAACAGATATGCAGAAAGCTGTTCAGGATCTTGTGAACAGTGCCCTTCAATCACCAGCAATCACTCAATCTAAAAAAATGCCAATCGTGATCGTCACGGGTTTGCAAAACAAAACCAGCGAACACATCGACACTCAAAGCATCATGGATATGATTCGTGTTGATTTGATGAAATCTGGCAAAGTAGCTTTCATCGATAAAGAAGCTCGTGGTGATATCGCTGACGAATACAATTACCAAAATTCTGGTATGACAAGTGCTGAAACTAAAAAAGGCCCAGGCGGCCAAATCGGCGCAGACTTTATCATCAACGGTCGTTTGGATTCAATCGTTCAAGAGGTTGGTAAAGACAAATCCGTATACTACAAACTGACTTTGAATCTGACGAACTTGAAAACAAGCATGATCACTTGGTCAGATCAAAAACAAATCCGCAAAGTATTTAAGAAAAAATCTATCGGTCTATAA